In Bacillota bacterium, the genomic stretch ACCTTTCCTCTGTATCCGCAGATTTTGCAGGCGGGAGATGCTGAAGCGAAGTTAAAAACTTCGCAATGTCTTCTTCGCACGATTCGGATACCAACGCGATTGTCCATTTATGCCCATCGATATCGCGCCTTTGCGGCTCAAAACACCGATAAACCTGCCTGGCGGTCTGTGCCGCTTCGGGGACTGTTTCCTCCAGGTACTTAACCGCCATACTTAGAGAGTCCCACAGGCTGTAAAAATCAAGGCCATAGAACCCAACCTTTTGCTCATCTGAAATGCCAGTATTATATTCTGCAAGCCATCTGATAAAATCCAGAGTTTCATAGTTTGCCCATATCCAGGTTGGCCAGCGGTTAAAAACATAAAGGATATCTTCTGCTTCCAGACCTCTATTTATTACGCCCTTGACATAGCGGTTTACCTCATAGCAATGAGGCCAGTCACCCTCAACCGAAACAAACGAAAATCCCTTTTCTTCAATAAGACGCTTGGTAATATTGGCCCGCCATTTATAAAACTCGGCCGTACCATGCGTCGATCCACCTATCAATACCGCGCGCCTGTGGCCGGCATGCTCTATTAGAAGGTCTAGATCACTTTCAGTTTCAAGAGAATATGAGATATTTTCTATATCGTCCATTGCACTCTTAAAGTACCCATTATCTTAGGCTTTTTGTCAGGATGCCAATAAAGGCATTTCGGGCGATCTGTTGCAAAGCATGGCAACTGCGTCTTTAATGTTTTTAAAGGTTCATAGTTAACAAAAACAACAAAGCATACAAAAGATTTCTGTAAGGAATACTAAACCCGCCATGGATGATATGAAAGTAAGCCTGCTAAAATGATTAGTTTTTAAAATTTTAAAAACTGCACTTAATCGAACAAATCGCTGATGTTAAGGCTGTTGTCTTAACTCATTCGCGCAGCTAATTGAGCTTGTAGTAAACTACAATATCTTTAAAACCACAACCGGTCAGTGCTTGATTCTTATTAAAAATCAGGCTAAGTTTAAACAAGCAATGGTTACAGTCAGCAATACCACCTGAATGTTGCATAATTACCGGCTAGATGGCTGACATAACCGCCTTAACAACTGGATTGACTCGCCGAGCGATTTGAGTCAAGTAGCATACTGGCACTAGACATCTACTTAGATATAACCCTACTGATTAAGCAATAATGAAGTCAGCAAACGTAGCAAGAAATCTCCTAGAATTGAAGGAATACGATGCCAAGATATGTAGTACTAATTATTAGCACACTGATTTTCAGCTCGTGTGTAAGCTCGCTTGTCTGGGTGGCCACGCAGCAAAGCGTTAAAGCCGAGATACCTAAAGAATCTAAAAAAGAGACAATAGCCATAACTAATAAACCAGTTAAAATACCCAAAACCGCTGCAGCAGTTACAGCGCTTGATACAACATCGACTATAAACGCAACTTCAACAGCCGAAGAAACTAAAACGCTTTCAGCCGAAACCACCCAGACACTTTTTATTAGCGAGGTAACAGCAACGGTACCAGCCGTAGAGACAACCTTTACATCTCTAACTCCCCTGTCAATTACAGGCTCGGAAACAACCGAAACGGCCCCAAGCGATACAGCAACCTCTACTGTTCTGGCTTCGCCAGAACAGGATGTCGTATCGGCTCAGCCATCACAGGATTCAACTTCCACTGCTCCCAGTCCGTTTGCCATTAAAGGATTGTCAACTCGCGACCTGGCGGCATCTGTTGCTGATAAATACGCCATCCCGCAAAACTTGTTTTTTGCGCTTATTAAACAAGAATCAGGCTGGAATTACAAAGCGTGCTCTAGGGTAGGAGCGCTAGGTTTAACCCAGGTAATGCCGTTTAACATTACTGCCATGGGTTATGATGTCGAGACGTTTAAGGACTCACCCGTACTCCAACTCGAGCTTGGCGCAAGAATCCTTAGTGAGAATTTCTCAACCTTTGGGCGTTGGGATTATGCGCTTGCGGCATATAATGCCGGCCCAAATGCAGTCATAAAGTATGGTGGAATCCCGCCGTATGAAGAAACCACAAATTATGTGCGCTCGATTCTTGCAATGGCTGAGCAGTATGAAAGCGAATCAAAACAATGATCAATCCGCACAGACTTAGCTACTATAAGATAAATCATCGCAGCACTTTTAGCCTGCTAGCTTACCCCTACTTTACCCTCTTATACCTTTGAAAAGCCCGAGTTTACATTATTCAGCTATAAAGACCAGTAGCGAAAAAGCCCTTAAGATAAGATTGAAGATAAATCTGAGAGAATTTGGCTACAAAATAACTGGCTGATGCGGCTTTAAAGCCAGCAGTTTACGTGCGTTTAGCTAAACCGTATAAGGGTACAAACGCCTCATAGTAAAAAGGAGCATAACAATGAGGTGGATTTTGCCAACCGCAATAATCCTAATAATAGTGGGGCTAGTCGGACTTTTTATAGTCAACTACTATATGTTTACACCAGCCCAGCCAGGCACTATCCGGGTACCTGTACGCGGACCTGGCACACCATTTCCTTCGGGAAGCTTTAGAAGCAACGGCGAGCAGATATTTTTTACTGGCACCAGCTCTAGAGATACTATAACAACCACAGGCGGGCCATTTTGGTTTCAGATGCATGGCGGGGGCTGCGCCACCTGCCACGGCCCGGATGGTCGCGGTGGTAGGGTTGTAATGATGGGTACTTTTGAGGCACCTAACATTACATACAAAGTTCTTACCGGCAAAGCCCCTGGCCTGGAAGAAGGACATAAACCTTTTACAGATAACCTCATTAAGCGTGCTATCACGCGGGGTATCGATTCGGAGGGAAACAGGTTAAGCTTGAATATGCCCCGCTGGCATATGTCTGATCAAGACCTAAACGACGTAATCAACTATCTAAAAACATTGGAGCCTTAAGAGGAGGAGTCAGTTATGCCATGCCCATTTTGACCCGGTGGAGGATTTGGCTTTGGAGGAGGCCTGGGATTTATAATCAGCCTAATTTTTACTTTAATATTGTTAGCTGGGCTCGGATTTTTGATCTGGTGGATAGTAAGGCAAGCAAGTGCAGGAAGGTATGGTGCTCCTGGCGGGC encodes the following:
- a CDS encoding SHOCT domain-containing protein encodes the protein MGFIISLIFTLILLAGLGFLIWWIVRQASAGRYGAPGGPPPTSRALEILNERYVKGEISKEEYEEKKRELTAG
- a CDS encoding transglycosylase SLT domain-containing protein; this translates as MPRYVVLIISTLIFSSCVSSLVWVATQQSVKAEIPKESKKETIAITNKPVKIPKTAAAVTALDTTSTINATSTAEETKTLSAETTQTLFISEVTATVPAVETTFTSLTPLSITGSETTETAPSDTATSTVLASPEQDVVSAQPSQDSTSTAPSPFAIKGLSTRDLAASVADKYAIPQNLFFALIKQESGWNYKACSRVGALGLTQVMPFNITAMGYDVETFKDSPVLQLELGARILSENFSTFGRWDYALAAYNAGPNAVIKYGGIPPYEETTNYVRSILAMAEQYESESKQ
- a CDS encoding cytochrome c, giving the protein MRWILPTAIILIIVGLVGLFIVNYYMFTPAQPGTIRVPVRGPGTPFPSGSFRSNGEQIFFTGTSSRDTITTTGGPFWFQMHGGGCATCHGPDGRGGRVVMMGTFEAPNITYKVLTGKAPGLEEGHKPFTDNLIKRAITRGIDSEGNRLSLNMPRWHMSDQDLNDVINYLKTLEP